Proteins encoded within one genomic window of Humulus lupulus chromosome 1, drHumLupu1.1, whole genome shotgun sequence:
- the LOC133812239 gene encoding protein root UVB sensitive 4 isoform X2, whose product MQSFLHPPSNFNHLPYPWTTIQQPQLKTQIFVPPKTCLRILTIASSLRTSIDYGCEPEESVSRESGRLPVAIHSSGSVSRYLWDGNNLQLVGVDGGSTSFSFDFDDGLRNLGRVCSLAIRDFLIPKKVSKNYIEYVKWKCLHRIFSSALQVLATQAMFRAIGIGYSRSLPSAAALNWVLKDGLGRLSRCIYTASLASAFDTNLKSAVHRSFALADNLGEVSAKSQIQTVCFDNLGLLLAAFLNVLFKNNQRLQAGLPFIVYPIFSAIDLFGIYQELKHVHLQTLTKDRLEVILNTWVESGYVPSPAEVSKLEGIDFPWTKGKDLWPIRIGCLNPKDHFSKMSMVAMQSLSSAEYYFISMETFHSRMPRRVQQGIIICLREGATTGNVIMGLLQACYIRKALHLNKSRWEKILEASDLPESVLNEWLKLLKECKVRAQDDLCLLNAQMKGLGWTMKNILLSTQEQNRYSFIDD is encoded by the exons ATGCAATCCTTTCTCCACCCACCTTCCAATTTTAACCATCTTCCTTATCCATGGACGACAATTCAACAGCCCCAATTGAAAACCCAGATATTCGTTCCTCCCAAAACCTGCTTAAGAATCCTCACAATAGCCAGCTCTTTGAGAACTTCCATAGATTACGGTTGCGAACCAGAGGAAAGCGTCAGCAGAGAATCGGGTCGGCTTCCGGTGGCCATTCACAGCTCAGGTAGTGTTTCTAGGTACTTATGGGATGGGAATAATTTGCAGTTGGTCGGTGTTGACGGTGGTTCTACGTCCTTCTCCTTTGACTTTGACGATGGACTTCGTAACTTGGGTAGAGTTTGTAGTTTGGCCATTCGGGATTTCTTGATTCCGAAAAAAGTTAGTAAAAATTATATAGAATATGTCAAATGGAAGTGCTTGCACCGCATTTTCAGCTCAGCCCTCCAGGTTCTTGCCACTCAG GCAATGTTTCGGGCCATTGGAATTGGGTACTCTCGCTCATTGCCATCAGCTGCTGCTTTGAATTGGGTCCTGAAAGATGGACTTGGACGACTTAGTAGATGCATCTACACTGCTAGCCTAGCATCTGCTTTCGATACCAATTTGAAG TCTGCTGTTCATCGAAGCTTTGCATTAGCAGATAACCTAGGTGAAGTTTCTGCAAAATCACAG ATCCAAACTGTGTGCTTTGATAACCTTGGCCTTCTGCTTGCTGCATTCTTGAACGTGTTGTTCAAGAACAATCAAAG ATTGCAAGCAGGTTTGCCCTTTATTGTATACCCAATATTCTCGGCGATTGACCTTTTCGGAATTTATCAAGAGCTTAAGCATGTCCATCTGCAAACCTTAACCAAG GATAGGCTTGAGGTTATACTAAATACGTGGGTTGAATCAGGATATGTGCCTTCACCTGCAGAAGTGAGTAAACTGGAAGGGATTGATTTCCCGTGGACCAAAG GTAAAGATCTGTGGCCCATCAGAATTGGGTGCCTAAATCCCAAGGACCACTTTTCAAAAATGTCAATGGTGGCAATGCAATCTTTGAGTAGTGCAGAGTATTACTTCATATCGATGGAGACCTTTCACTCTAGAATGCCAAGAAGAGTGCAG CAAGGTATTATTATTTGTTTGCGAGAGGGAGCTACCACTGGCAATGTTATCATGGGTTTGTTACAG GCATGCTATATACGCAAAGCCCTTCACTTGAACAAGAGTAGATGGGAGAAAATCTTAGAAGCTAGTGATTTACCCGAATCAGTTCTTAATGAATGGTTAAAACTGCTCAAGGAGTGCAAGGTGCGCGCTCAAGATGATTTGTGCTTGCTAAACGCACAGATGAAGGGATTGGGATGGACTATGAAGAACATTTTATTGAGTACACAGGAACAGAATCGATACAGTTTCATAGATGACTAA
- the LOC133812239 gene encoding protein root UVB sensitive 4 isoform X1 encodes MQSFLHPPSNFNHLPYPWTTIQQPQLKTQIFVPPKTCLRILTIASSLRTSIDYGCEPEESVSRESGRLPVAIHSSGSVSRYLWDGNNLQLVGVDGGSTSFSFDFDDGLRNLGRVCSLAIRDFLIPKKVSKNYIEYVKWKCLHRIFSSALQVLATQAMFRAIGIGYSRSLPSAAALNWVLKDGLGRLSRCIYTASLASAFDTNLKRVRFSTSVLFTLGIGVELLTPLFPKYFLLLASIANIAKQISLACVLATGSAVHRSFALADNLGEVSAKSQIQTVCFDNLGLLLAAFLNVLFKNNQRLQAGLPFIVYPIFSAIDLFGIYQELKHVHLQTLTKDRLEVILNTWVESGYVPSPAEVSKLEGIDFPWTKGKDLWPIRIGCLNPKDHFSKMSMVAMQSLSSAEYYFISMETFHSRMPRRVQQGIIICLREGATTGNVIMGLLQACYIRKALHLNKSRWEKILEASDLPESVLNEWLKLLKECKVRAQDDLCLLNAQMKGLGWTMKNILLSTQEQNRYSFIDD; translated from the exons ATGCAATCCTTTCTCCACCCACCTTCCAATTTTAACCATCTTCCTTATCCATGGACGACAATTCAACAGCCCCAATTGAAAACCCAGATATTCGTTCCTCCCAAAACCTGCTTAAGAATCCTCACAATAGCCAGCTCTTTGAGAACTTCCATAGATTACGGTTGCGAACCAGAGGAAAGCGTCAGCAGAGAATCGGGTCGGCTTCCGGTGGCCATTCACAGCTCAGGTAGTGTTTCTAGGTACTTATGGGATGGGAATAATTTGCAGTTGGTCGGTGTTGACGGTGGTTCTACGTCCTTCTCCTTTGACTTTGACGATGGACTTCGTAACTTGGGTAGAGTTTGTAGTTTGGCCATTCGGGATTTCTTGATTCCGAAAAAAGTTAGTAAAAATTATATAGAATATGTCAAATGGAAGTGCTTGCACCGCATTTTCAGCTCAGCCCTCCAGGTTCTTGCCACTCAG GCAATGTTTCGGGCCATTGGAATTGGGTACTCTCGCTCATTGCCATCAGCTGCTGCTTTGAATTGGGTCCTGAAAGATGGACTTGGACGACTTAGTAGATGCATCTACACTGCTAGCCTAGCATCTGCTTTCGATACCAATTTGAAG AGGGTTAGGTTCTCCACTTCTGTTCTCTTCACTTTAGGTATTGGAGTTGAGTTGCTGACTCCTTTATTTCCGAAGTACTTCTTGCTTCTTGCATCTATAGCCAACATTGCCAAACAAATAAGTCTGGCTTGCGTATTAGCTACTGGT TCTGCTGTTCATCGAAGCTTTGCATTAGCAGATAACCTAGGTGAAGTTTCTGCAAAATCACAG ATCCAAACTGTGTGCTTTGATAACCTTGGCCTTCTGCTTGCTGCATTCTTGAACGTGTTGTTCAAGAACAATCAAAG ATTGCAAGCAGGTTTGCCCTTTATTGTATACCCAATATTCTCGGCGATTGACCTTTTCGGAATTTATCAAGAGCTTAAGCATGTCCATCTGCAAACCTTAACCAAG GATAGGCTTGAGGTTATACTAAATACGTGGGTTGAATCAGGATATGTGCCTTCACCTGCAGAAGTGAGTAAACTGGAAGGGATTGATTTCCCGTGGACCAAAG GTAAAGATCTGTGGCCCATCAGAATTGGGTGCCTAAATCCCAAGGACCACTTTTCAAAAATGTCAATGGTGGCAATGCAATCTTTGAGTAGTGCAGAGTATTACTTCATATCGATGGAGACCTTTCACTCTAGAATGCCAAGAAGAGTGCAG CAAGGTATTATTATTTGTTTGCGAGAGGGAGCTACCACTGGCAATGTTATCATGGGTTTGTTACAG GCATGCTATATACGCAAAGCCCTTCACTTGAACAAGAGTAGATGGGAGAAAATCTTAGAAGCTAGTGATTTACCCGAATCAGTTCTTAATGAATGGTTAAAACTGCTCAAGGAGTGCAAGGTGCGCGCTCAAGATGATTTGTGCTTGCTAAACGCACAGATGAAGGGATTGGGATGGACTATGAAGAACATTTTATTGAGTACACAGGAACAGAATCGATACAGTTTCATAGATGACTAA